A segment of the Acidobacteriota bacterium genome:
CGAGGAGTATCTGTTCGTCTACAAGGACGGAACGGCGAGCACCGGCTGCCGCATCTCGGCGGTGCGCTGGCCGGGCGAGCCGCCCCCGGGGGGGTTCGCCGGTCCCGACCGGTGGAAGAACTTCCGGCTCAACGAGTGCGGTCTCTACGGGCCCCCGGAGGCGGCGAGCCGGCTGGAAGGGCACCGGGCGTACGAACTCGCGATCCCGTGGCGGGACATCGGCGTCGAAGCCGGGGCGGCCTTCGCGCTCGCCCTCGAGATCGAGACCGATCCCGTAACCGACCTCGATCCCTCCACCGGGAAGCGCCGTTTCCGGCAGCGCCGCTACGTCGGGCGTCTCGGGATGGACGGCTCGCCGCTCTGGTTCACGCGGGGCGCCGGTGCGGGGCTGAGGGCGGCGCGCTGAAGCGGCGGCCCCGGTGCCTCTCAGAAGAAGCCGAGCTCGAGGCGCGCTTCTTCCGACATCCGGTCCGGGGTCCAGGGTGGATCCCAGACGACATCGACGCGGGCGGAGCGCACGCCTTCGATCGCGCCGATCTTCATCTCGACCTCGAGCGGTAGCGACTGCGCCACCGGGCAGGCCGGAGAGGTCAGCGTCATCCGGACCGTGACGTGCCCGTCGTCGATGTCGATTCCGTAGACGAGCCCCATGTCGTAGATGTTGACCGGGATCTCCGGATCGTGGATCGACTTGAGCGCCTCGACGATCCGCGTCTTCAGATCGTCCGCCGAGCCGCCGCCGGCCGGCGCATCGGGCGGGGTGCCGCCCTGCCGCTCCGCGGGGGCCGGGCTGTCCGCTGCGGAAGGCCGGTCGGCGCTCTCTTCGCCCGCCGGTCGCTTTTCGAGGCTCATTCGGTGCTCGCCACGCGCTCGCCTGCGAGCGCGGCTTTGAGGGTGTGCCACGGGAGCGTGGCGCACTTGACGCGGATGGGGAACTTCCTCACGCCGGCCAGAGCGGCGAGCTTGCCCAGCTCCTCCGGCGGCTCCGCCGCCTCCTCCGGGCCGGTGAGCATGTCGTGGAAGAGCCGGAACAGGCGGTCCACCTCGCTCACCGGCTTGCCCTTGACCGCTTCGGTCATCAGCGAAGTGGATGCGGTGGAGATGGCGCAGCCGGAGCCTTCGAATCGCGCGTCGGTGACGACGTCGCCCTCGATCTTGAGGTACAAGGTGAGCCGGTCGCCGCACAGGGGGTTGTACCCCTCCGCCCGGGCACTCGGCTCCTCGAGCCGCCCGCGGTTGCGCGGGCGCTTCCCGTGATCCAGGACCATCTCCTGGTACAGCTCGTCCAGCTCGCCCATCACCGGAAGATCTCCACGGCGGCGCGCACCGCTTCCGCGAGGCGCTCGATTTCCTCCTCGGTATTGTAGAGGGCGAACGACGCCCGGACGGTCGCGGGGACGCCGAGGCGTTCCATGAGCGGCTGCGCGCAGTGATGGCCGGCCCGCACCGCCACCCCGCGGCTGTCGAGCACCGTGCCCACGTCGTGGGGATGCACGCCATCGACCACGAAGGACACGACGGCCGCCTTCTCCGGCGCGTCGCCCAGAACCCGCACCTCCGGAATCTCCCGCAGGGAAGCGGTCGCCCGACGCAGCAGCTCGCCCTCCCACGCCGCGATCCGGTCCATCCCGAGCGCCTCGAGGTACTCGATCGCCGCGCCGAGTCCGACGGCTCCGGCGATGTTCGGCGTCCCGGCCTCGAAGCGGTGCGGGATGCCGGCGAACTCGGAGTCCTCCAGCGACACGCGCCGGATCATCTCACCGCCGCCCTGGTAGGGCGGCATCTCCTCGAGCCGCTGGGCGCGGCCGTAGAGGACGCCGATTCCGCTGGGGCCGTACACCTTGTGCCCCGAGAAGGCGAAGAAGTCGCACCCCAACTCGCCCACGTCGACCCGGCGGTGCGGGACCGCCTGCGCGCCGTCCACCAGCACGGGAACGCCGCGCTCGTGCGCGAGAGAGACGATCTCCCGGACGGGGTTGACCGTGCCGAGGGCGTTGGAGGTGTCGGCCACCGACACGAACCGCGTGCGCGGCCCGATGAGCCGGTCGAAGTCCTCCAGCCGGACGGTTCCCGCCTCCGTGACCGGCACCGCGACGAGGCGCGCACCGCGCTCGCGGCAGACGAGCTGCCACGGGACGATGTTCGAGTGGTGCTCGAGCTCGGTGATCAGCACCTCGTCGCCCGGGCCGAGCCGGGGGCGCACGAACGACCACGCGACGAGGTTGATCGCCTCGGTGGTCCCGCGGACGAACACGATTTCGCGCGGATCCCCGGCCCCGATGAACCGTGCCGTCCGCCGGCGTGCCTCCTCGTACCGTTCCGTCGCCCGCTGACTCAGCGTGTGGACGCCCCGGTGGATGTTGGCGTAGTCGCGCTCGTAGAAACGCGCGACCGCCTCGATGACCTGCCGCGGGCGCTGGGCGCTGGCCGCGTTGTCGAGGTAGACGAGCGGATGCCCGTTGATCTGCTGGTGCAGGACGGGGAAATCGCTCCGGACGGCCTCGACGTCGTAAGTCCGGCCGCCGGTGCGGGTCCGCGTGCCGCCCCCGGCGCTCACCGCTCCACCTCCTCCACCCGCCGGTCCAGCTCGGCGGACAGCCGGTCGCGAAGCGGGCCCGATTCCACGCGGTCGAGCACCTCCGCGGCGAAGGCCCGGATCAGCATGCGGCGGGCTTCCCGCTGCGGCAGGCCCCGGCTTCTCATGTAGAAGAGCGCATCCTCGTCGAGACGGCCGATCGTCGCCCCGTGGGTGCAGCGGACGTCGTCCGCGTGGATCTCGAGCTGCGGGCGGGTGTTCACCTTCGCATCGCGCGTCAGGAGCAGGTTTCCGTTGTGCTGGACCGCGTCGGTCTTCTGCGCACCCGGCCGGACGATGATGCGCCCCTTGAACACGCCTCCCGCCGCATCCGCGAGGATTCCCTTGAACAGCTCGTGGCTGGTGCCGTGGGGAGCGGCGTGGTCGATCGTCGTGTGAGCGTCGAGGTGCTGCGTACCTCGCCCGACGTACAGCCCGTCGAGGCGGCAGTTCGCGCCCTCGCCCTCCATGCGGACTCCGACGTCCGCCCGGGAGAGCGCCGCACCGAACGCCGCGTGGAGGATCTCGATCCCGCTCCCGCGCCCCTGGACGCCCTGGAGCACCGCCGTGTGGAAGGCGGCCGCGCCCTCGAGCTGGAGGACCCGCAGCCGCACGACCGCACCGTCGCCCGCCACCAGCTCGGTCACCGGACAGGACCAGTACCCCGGGCCGGAGCGTCCGGTGTGGATCTCGATCACGCTGACCTGCGCCCCCTCGCCGGCCACGATCAGCGTCCTCGGGAAGCGCACGGTGGGACCTTCCGCGCCGCCGGCGGCGTGGACGATCAGAAGCGGTTCGGTCGCCACGGCGCCGGGCGGCACGACCACCACCGCCGCGTCCTCGAACAGGGCGGTGTTCAGGGCGGCGAGGGGATGCGCGCCGGGCGCCACGCGGGCGAGGTGCGGCTCGACCGCCTCCGGTTTCTCCGCGAGTGCGCGCCCGAGCCCGCCGACGAACAGGCCGGGAGGCGGTGCCGCGCATGGAGCGGCATCGGCGCGCCCGTCGACGAAGACGAGATGGGGCCGGCCGAGCTCGGGACACGGCTCGGCGGGCGGCTCCGCTCCGGGCGGGGGGGCGCCGAACGGTGTCTCGGCGAGCGCCCGGAGGCTCGTCTCCCGCCATTCTTCGTCCTCCGGCCCCGGAAGCCCGGCCCGCGCCGCCTGCCGCGCCTCCTGCCGCCGGCGTCGGAGCCACAGAGGCTCGCCGGCCCCCGGCCGCCGGTCGAGCGATTCGAGCCGGCGCCGGATGGGGTCGGGAGCGGGAAGGTGAGTGGCGCGCATGGCGGACCTCACCGGTTCGCGGCGAGGCGGTCGGCGTTCTCGTCGATCCACCGGTAGCCCTTCCGCTCGAGCTCCAGGGCGAGTTCCCGGCCGCCGGAGCGGATGATCCGGCCCTTGTGGAGCACATGGACGCGGTCGGGGACGATGTGCTCCAGCAACCGCTGGTAGTGGGTCACGACGATGATCGACCGCTCCGGCGACCGCATGGCGTTGACGCCGTCGGCCACGGCCTTCAGGGCATCGATGTCGAGCCCCGAATCGGTCTCGTCCAGGATCGCCAGGGTCGGCTCCAGCACGGCCATCTGGAAGATCTCGTTGCGTTTCTTCTCGCCGCCGGAGAAGCCGTGGTTGACCGGCCGCTTCAGCAGCTCCTCGTCGAGGTGCAGCACGGAGAGCTTCGCCCGGACGAGCTTGCGGAACTCCACGGCATCCAGCTCGGGCTGGCCCCGGTACTTCCGGATGGCGTTGTAGGCCGCTTTCAGGAAATAGAGGTTGCCGACTCCGGGAATCTCGACCGGGTACTGGAACGCGAGGAAGATCCCCTCGCCGGCCCGCTCTTCCGGAGAGAGCTCGAGGAGGTTGTGGCCCTTGTAGGTCACCGTCCCCCGGGTCACCTCGAAGGAGTCCCTGCCGGCCAGGACCTGGGCGAAGGTGGACTTGCCGGATCCGTTGGGGCCCATGATGGCGTGGACCTCACCGGCGGCGACCTCCAGGTCGAGACCCCGGAGGATCTCCTGGCCGTCGATGCCGGCGTGAAGGTCCTTGACGACGAGCAGCGGTTCCACCGTGTTCCTTCCTTATCCCCGGCGCCGGGCGCCGGAACCGCGTCGGCTCAGCCGACGCTCCCTTCGAGGCTCACGCTGAGCAGCTTCTGCGCCTCCACGGCGAACTCCATCGGCAGCTCGCGGAAGACCTCCTTGCAGAAGCCGTTGACGATCAACGATACGGCGTCCTCCGGCGACAGCCCGCGCTGCTGGCAGTAGAAGATCTGGTCCTCGCCGATCTTCGACGTGCTCGCTTCGTGCTCGACCGTCGCCGTCGGGTTGGCGACGTCGATGTAGGGGAAGGTGTGTGCCCCGCACTTGTCGCCGATGAGCATCGAGTCGCACTGCGAGTAGTTGCGGGCGTTGTCCGCTCCCTTGTTGATGCGGACCAGTCCGCGGTAGGTGTTCTGGCCGTGCCCGGCCGAGATGCCCTTCGAGACGATCGTGCTGCGGGTGTTCTTCCCGATGTGAATCATCTTGGTGCCGGTGTCGGCCTGCTGGCGGCCGCGCGTGACGGCGACCGAGTAGAACTCGCCGACCGACTCGTCGCCGAGCAGGATGCAGCTCGGATATTTCCAGGTGATCGCCGAGCCGGTCTCCACCTGTGTCCAGGAGATCTTCGAGCGCCGCCCGGCGCACTTGCCGCGCTTGGTGACGAAGTTGTAGATCCCGCCCCGCCCCTCGGCGTCGCCCGGGTACCAGTTCTGCACCGTGGAGTACTTGATGTGGGCGCCCTCCAGGGCCACCAGCTCG
Coding sequences within it:
- a CDS encoding SUF system Fe-S cluster assembly protein; protein product: MSLEKRPAGEESADRPSAADSPAPAERQGGTPPDAPAGGGSADDLKTRIVEALKSIHDPEIPVNIYDMGLVYGIDIDDGHVTVRMTLTSPACPVAQSLPLEVEMKIGAIEGVRSARVDVVWDPPWTPDRMSEEARLELGFF
- a CDS encoding SUF system NifU family Fe-S cluster assembly protein, which codes for MGELDELYQEMVLDHGKRPRNRGRLEEPSARAEGYNPLCGDRLTLYLKIEGDVVTDARFEGSGCAISTASTSLMTEAVKGKPVSEVDRLFRLFHDMLTGPEEAAEPPEELGKLAALAGVRKFPIRVKCATLPWHTLKAALAGERVASTE
- a CDS encoding cysteine desulfurase → MSAGGGTRTRTGGRTYDVEAVRSDFPVLHQQINGHPLVYLDNAASAQRPRQVIEAVARFYERDYANIHRGVHTLSQRATERYEEARRRTARFIGAGDPREIVFVRGTTEAINLVAWSFVRPRLGPGDEVLITELEHHSNIVPWQLVCRERGARLVAVPVTEAGTVRLEDFDRLIGPRTRFVSVADTSNALGTVNPVREIVSLAHERGVPVLVDGAQAVPHRRVDVGELGCDFFAFSGHKVYGPSGIGVLYGRAQRLEEMPPYQGGGEMIRRVSLEDSEFAGIPHRFEAGTPNIAGAVGLGAAIEYLEALGMDRIAAWEGELLRRATASLREIPEVRVLGDAPEKAAVVSFVVDGVHPHDVGTVLDSRGVAVRAGHHCAQPLMERLGVPATVRASFALYNTEEEIERLAEAVRAAVEIFR
- the sufD gene encoding Fe-S cluster assembly protein SufD, whose amino-acid sequence is MRATHLPAPDPIRRRLESLDRRPGAGEPLWLRRRRQEARQAARAGLPGPEDEEWRETSLRALAETPFGAPPPGAEPPAEPCPELGRPHLVFVDGRADAAPCAAPPPGLFVGGLGRALAEKPEAVEPHLARVAPGAHPLAALNTALFEDAAVVVVPPGAVATEPLLIVHAAGGAEGPTVRFPRTLIVAGEGAQVSVIEIHTGRSGPGYWSCPVTELVAGDGAVVRLRVLQLEGAAAFHTAVLQGVQGRGSGIEILHAAFGAALSRADVGVRMEGEGANCRLDGLYVGRGTQHLDAHTTIDHAAPHGTSHELFKGILADAAGGVFKGRIIVRPGAQKTDAVQHNGNLLLTRDAKVNTRPQLEIHADDVRCTHGATIGRLDEDALFYMRSRGLPQREARRMLIRAFAAEVLDRVESGPLRDRLSAELDRRVEEVER
- the sufC gene encoding Fe-S cluster assembly ATPase SufC, whose translation is MLVVKDLHAGIDGQEILRGLDLEVAAGEVHAIMGPNGSGKSTFAQVLAGRDSFEVTRGTVTYKGHNLLELSPEERAGEGIFLAFQYPVEIPGVGNLYFLKAAYNAIRKYRGQPELDAVEFRKLVRAKLSVLHLDEELLKRPVNHGFSGGEKKRNEIFQMAVLEPTLAILDETDSGLDIDALKAVADGVNAMRSPERSIIVVTHYQRLLEHIVPDRVHVLHKGRIIRSGGRELALELERKGYRWIDENADRLAANR